A part of Acidimicrobiales bacterium genomic DNA contains:
- a CDS encoding DUF1622 domain-containing protein, with protein sequence MTFAQVIDDVVRVFEGAGVAVLVVGFVVGFVRWGRTVASRRGNGATGANRRLRNDLGVAILLGLEILVAADIIRTVAVDPTLESVAVLGLIVAIRTFLSFSLEVEIEGVWPWRRGAALLGPGARSADSAG encoded by the coding sequence ATGACGTTCGCGCAGGTGATCGACGACGTCGTCCGGGTGTTCGAGGGTGCCGGCGTCGCCGTGCTGGTCGTCGGCTTCGTCGTGGGGTTCGTGCGCTGGGGGCGCACCGTGGCCTCACGCCGCGGCAACGGAGCGACCGGGGCCAACCGGCGCCTCCGCAACGACCTCGGCGTCGCCATCCTCCTCGGCCTCGAGATCCTGGTGGCCGCCGACATCATCCGCACGGTCGCCGTCGACCCCACCCTCGAGAGCGTGGCCGTGCTCGGCCTCATCGTGGCGATCCGGACGTTCCTCAGCTTCTCGCTGGAGGTGGAGATCGAGGGGGTGTGGCCGTGGAGGCGGGGCGCCGCCCTCCTCGGCCCGGGCGCGCGGAGCGCCGACTCGGCCGGGTAG
- a CDS encoding septum formation initiator family protein, translated as MRRAVWPLLATVVLVGVLFLAVFPTRTFLGQRAAIERAEHQLGVLRGQADELQRRADALDTDAEIERLAREQYSLVRPGEQAFAVLPPPAVTTPPSYWAGLLGPLGAVDAEG; from the coding sequence ATGCGGCGGGCGGTGTGGCCCCTGCTCGCCACCGTCGTGCTGGTGGGGGTGCTGTTCCTCGCCGTGTTCCCCACCCGCACGTTCCTCGGCCAGCGCGCCGCCATCGAGCGGGCCGAGCACCAGCTCGGCGTGCTGCGCGGCCAGGCCGACGAGCTCCAGCGGCGCGCCGATGCCCTCGACACCGACGCCGAGATCGAGCGGCTCGCCCGAGAGCAGTACAGCCTGGTGCGGCCGGGCGAGCAGGCCTTCGCGGTGCTCCCCCCGCCGGCGGTGACCACCCCCCCGTCGTACTGGGCGGGGCTGCTCGGGCCGCTCGGCGCCGTCGACGCCGAGGGGTAG
- the mfd gene encoding transcription-repair coupling factor, producing MPPTAPVEGARSRLGPLAALPALLRDEPAVAGVLGRRQAVLAVPEPARALVTAGLATLSSRRPFLVAVPTGAEAERLAHDLTAYLGPDQVELFPAWETLPFERVSPSVEAMGRRLRVLWRLRQPEHHPAVVVASVRALAQRLGPHVEDVEPLVARPGERFDPTEVVERLVAGGYRREYQVEHRGEVAVRGSIVDVFPSTADGPVRIDLWGDEVDRLTAFSVTDQRSTHEVAEVEVFPARELLASAEVRARAERLVALEPWGREQWERLAEGAVFDGMESWLPWLTEGEHLVVDLLGAEAQVVLVDPRRLRDRAGDLLAEEADLAGVLARTWGVAPAAADDPALPRLHLPFDRLLAHTQAAAWTMTTAPEGPDVATVTAIGWDSAAGAGGSERLTRRLRELVAGGYRVVLAADGAGSGAHLVRLLRDEGIELVDATGPAGLDGEGADVTRPGGYAVVEPLERGVVLPEVKVAVLGEADVTGRRRAHRAARPRRRDAQAFFDDLQPGDFVVHHHHGVARYGGMVKRAIGGVERDYLLLDYRGGDKLYVPSDQIDAVRHYTGGDSPSLHRLGGSDFARTKARVQSAVREIAQELVVLYQRRVHTPGHAFAPDTPWQRELEDAFPFTETPDQLVAIADVKADMEAPTPMDRLLCGDVGFGKTEVAVRAVFKAVQDGKQAAVLVPTTLLAQQHGQTFSERFAGYPVRVEVLSRFLTPAQQKRVVEGVADGSVDVVIGTHRLLSDDISFRELGLLVVDEEQRFGVQHKEAMKKLKMDVDVLTLTATPIPRTLEMSLTGIRDLTLLHTPPADRQPILTYVGEYDERAVAESLRRELLREGQVFFVHNRVQDIEKVAGELRDLVPEARIAVAHGQMDEGTLERVVLDFWEGDFDVLVCTTIIESGIDMPTVNTLVVDRADLLGLGQLHQLRGRVGRAGQRAYAYLFHPRDRVLTEDAYERLRTISESTELGSGFRIAMRDLEIRGAGNLLGETQSGHIAAVGYDLYCQMVTEAVAELKGEEPREPAEIKLDLPVDANLPAGYVGREELRLEAYRRLAAVTTDGEVDDIRAEWEDRYGPVPPPAAALLDVARLRAACHRLGLREVNVTTAPGLGPRSGLLARLSPVRLRTSQEIRLRRLARDAVYKEEQGQLQVPLRAGGDVVASLLGFLAELFPGDGPTGADGAASLASAPS from the coding sequence ATCCCCCCGACCGCGCCGGTCGAGGGGGCCCGGTCGCGCCTGGGGCCCCTCGCCGCTCTCCCGGCACTGCTGCGCGACGAGCCGGCCGTGGCCGGCGTGCTCGGCCGCCGCCAGGCGGTGCTGGCCGTGCCCGAGCCGGCCCGGGCCCTGGTGACGGCCGGGCTCGCCACCCTCTCCAGCCGGCGGCCCTTCCTGGTGGCGGTGCCCACCGGCGCCGAGGCGGAGCGCCTGGCCCACGACCTCACCGCCTACCTCGGGCCCGACCAGGTGGAGCTGTTCCCGGCGTGGGAGACCCTGCCCTTCGAGCGGGTGAGCCCCAGCGTCGAGGCCATGGGCCGGCGCCTGCGCGTGCTGTGGCGCCTGCGGCAACCGGAGCACCACCCGGCCGTCGTGGTGGCGTCGGTGCGGGCGCTCGCCCAGCGGCTCGGCCCGCACGTGGAGGACGTCGAGCCGCTCGTGGCGCGCCCGGGCGAGCGGTTCGACCCCACCGAGGTGGTGGAGCGTCTCGTGGCCGGGGGCTACCGGCGCGAGTACCAGGTGGAGCACCGCGGCGAGGTGGCCGTGCGGGGCTCGATCGTCGACGTCTTCCCCTCCACGGCCGACGGCCCCGTGCGCATCGACCTGTGGGGCGACGAGGTCGACCGGCTCACGGCCTTCTCGGTCACCGACCAGCGGTCCACCCATGAGGTGGCCGAGGTCGAGGTCTTCCCGGCGCGGGAGCTGCTGGCGTCGGCCGAGGTGCGGGCCCGGGCCGAACGGCTCGTCGCCCTCGAGCCGTGGGGCCGTGAGCAGTGGGAGCGCCTGGCCGAGGGAGCGGTGTTCGACGGCATGGAGAGCTGGCTGCCGTGGCTCACCGAGGGCGAGCACCTGGTGGTCGACCTGCTCGGCGCCGAGGCCCAGGTGGTGCTGGTCGACCCCCGCCGCCTGCGTGACCGGGCCGGCGACCTGCTGGCCGAGGAGGCCGACCTGGCCGGGGTGCTGGCCCGCACGTGGGGCGTGGCCCCCGCCGCGGCCGACGACCCGGCCCTGCCCCGCCTGCACCTGCCGTTCGACCGCCTGCTGGCGCACACGCAGGCGGCCGCGTGGACCATGACCACCGCTCCCGAGGGCCCCGACGTGGCCACGGTGACCGCGATCGGGTGGGACTCGGCGGCGGGGGCGGGCGGCAGCGAGCGCCTCACCCGCCGCCTGCGCGAGCTGGTCGCGGGTGGCTACCGGGTGGTGCTCGCGGCCGACGGCGCCGGCTCGGGCGCCCACCTGGTCCGGCTGCTCCGCGACGAGGGCATCGAGCTGGTCGACGCCACCGGGCCGGCCGGCCTCGACGGCGAGGGGGCCGACGTCACCCGGCCGGGTGGCTACGCCGTGGTCGAGCCGCTCGAGCGCGGGGTCGTGCTGCCCGAGGTGAAGGTCGCGGTGCTCGGCGAGGCCGACGTGACGGGTCGCCGGCGGGCGCACCGCGCCGCTCGCCCGCGCCGGCGCGACGCCCAGGCCTTCTTCGACGACCTCCAGCCGGGGGACTTCGTGGTCCACCACCACCACGGGGTGGCCCGGTACGGCGGCATGGTGAAGCGGGCGATCGGCGGGGTCGAGCGCGACTACCTGCTGCTCGACTACCGGGGTGGCGACAAGCTGTACGTGCCGTCCGACCAGATCGACGCCGTGCGCCACTACACCGGTGGTGACAGCCCGAGCCTGCACCGGCTGGGTGGCAGCGACTTCGCCCGCACCAAGGCCAGGGTGCAGTCGGCGGTGCGGGAGATCGCCCAGGAGCTCGTCGTGCTGTACCAGCGGCGGGTCCACACGCCGGGCCACGCCTTCGCGCCGGACACGCCCTGGCAGCGCGAGCTCGAGGACGCGTTCCCCTTCACCGAGACGCCCGACCAGCTGGTCGCCATCGCCGACGTGAAGGCCGACATGGAGGCGCCCACGCCGATGGACCGCCTGCTGTGCGGCGACGTCGGCTTCGGCAAGACCGAGGTGGCGGTGCGGGCGGTGTTCAAGGCGGTGCAGGACGGCAAGCAGGCCGCGGTGCTGGTGCCCACCACGCTGCTCGCCCAGCAGCACGGGCAGACGTTCTCCGAGCGCTTCGCCGGCTACCCGGTGCGGGTCGAGGTGCTCTCGCGGTTCCTCACGCCGGCCCAGCAGAAGCGGGTGGTCGAGGGTGTCGCCGACGGCAGCGTCGACGTGGTCATCGGCACGCACCGGTTGCTGTCCGACGACATCTCGTTCCGGGAGCTCGGGCTGCTGGTGGTCGACGAGGAGCAGCGCTTCGGCGTGCAGCACAAGGAGGCCATGAAGAAGCTGAAGATGGACGTCGACGTGCTCACCCTCACGGCCACGCCCATCCCCCGCACCCTCGAGATGAGCCTCACCGGCATCCGCGACCTCACGCTGCTGCACACCCCGCCGGCCGACCGCCAGCCGATCCTCACCTACGTGGGGGAGTACGACGAGCGGGCGGTGGCCGAGTCGCTCCGGCGGGAGCTGCTCCGTGAGGGTCAGGTGTTCTTCGTGCACAACCGCGTGCAGGACATCGAGAAGGTCGCAGGTGAGCTGCGCGACCTGGTCCCCGAGGCGCGCATCGCCGTCGCCCACGGCCAGATGGACGAGGGCACCCTCGAGCGGGTGGTGCTCGACTTCTGGGAGGGCGACTTCGACGTGCTCGTCTGCACCACCATCATCGAGAGCGGCATCGACATGCCCACCGTCAACACCCTGGTGGTCGACCGGGCCGACCTGCTCGGCCTCGGGCAGCTCCACCAGCTCCGCGGGCGGGTGGGACGGGCCGGCCAGCGGGCCTACGCCTACCTGTTCCACCCCCGCGACCGCGTGCTCACCGAGGACGCCTACGAGCGGCTCCGCACCATCTCCGAGAGCACCGAGCTGGGCTCGGGGTTCAGGATCGCCATGCGCGACCTCGAGATCCGCGGTGCCGGCAACCTCCTCGGCGAGACCCAGTCGGGGCACATCGCTGCGGTCGGCTACGACCTGTACTGCCAGATGGTCACCGAGGCGGTCGCCGAGCTGAAGGGCGAGGAGCCGCGCGAGCCGGCCGAGATCAAGCTCGACCTGCCCGTCGACGCCAACCTGCCGGCGGGCTACGTCGGTCGGGAGGAGCTGCGCCTCGAGGCCTACCGGCGGCTCGCGGCGGTCACCACCGACGGCGAGGTCGACGACATCCGAGCGGAGTGGGAGGACCGCTACGGGCCGGTGCCCCCGCCGGCCGCGGCGCTGCTCGACGTGGCCAGGTTGCGCGCCGCGTGCCATCGGCTCGGGCTCCGGGAGGTGAACGTCACCACCGCCCCCGGGCTGGGGCCCCGCTCGGGGCTGCTGGCGCGCCTGTCGCCCGTGCGCCTCCGCACCAGCCAGGAGATCCGCCTGAGGCGCCTGGCGCGCGACGCCGTCTACAAGGAGGAGCAGGGCCAGCTGCAGGTGCCGCTGCGGGCGGGCGGCGACGTGGTGGCCTCGCTGCTCGGGTTCCTCGCCGAGCTGTTCCCGGGCGACGGGCCGACTGGTGCCGACGGGGCCGCCTCCCTAGCATCGGCGCCGTCGTGA
- the eno gene encoding phosphopyruvate hydratase, with the protein MSTIEHVVGREVLDSRGNPTVEVEVYLASGSSGRAIVPSGASTGEHEAVELRDGGERYLGKGVLGAVEHVNDEILDAVVGLEAIDQRSVDGALVDLDGTDNKARLGANAILGVSLAVARAAADEVELPLYRYVGGANAHVLPVPMLNVVNGGVHADNNVDLQEFMIMPVGAGSFSEALRWGVETYHALKGVLKARGLSTAVGDEGGFAPDLASNEDAIRVLIEAIEQAGYAPGDDIAIALDPATSELYRDGAYHLTGEGRVLSSAEMAGFWADLVDRYPIVSIEDGMAEDDWDGWAQLTAAVGDRVQLVGDDLFVTNVERLARGIAAGVANSILVKVNQIGSLTETLETMALATRSAYTSVMSHRSGETEDTTIADLAVATNCGQIKTGAPARSDRVAKYNQLLRIEADLGESAAFPGRAALARGGA; encoded by the coding sequence ATGAGCACGATCGAGCACGTCGTCGGGCGCGAGGTCCTCGACTCGCGGGGCAACCCCACGGTCGAGGTCGAGGTGTACCTGGCCTCCGGGTCGAGCGGCCGGGCCATCGTGCCCTCGGGCGCGTCGACGGGCGAGCACGAGGCGGTCGAGCTCCGCGACGGCGGCGAGCGCTACCTCGGCAAGGGCGTGCTGGGCGCGGTCGAGCACGTGAACGACGAGATCCTCGACGCCGTCGTCGGCCTGGAGGCCATCGACCAGCGGTCGGTCGACGGCGCGCTGGTCGACCTGGACGGCACCGACAACAAGGCGCGCCTCGGCGCCAACGCCATCCTGGGGGTGTCGCTGGCGGTGGCGCGCGCCGCGGCCGACGAGGTGGAGCTGCCGCTGTACCGCTACGTCGGTGGCGCCAACGCCCACGTGCTCCCGGTGCCGATGCTGAACGTCGTCAACGGCGGGGTCCACGCCGACAACAACGTCGACCTGCAGGAGTTCATGATCATGCCGGTCGGTGCCGGCTCGTTCTCGGAGGCGCTGCGCTGGGGCGTGGAGACCTACCACGCCCTCAAGGGCGTGCTGAAGGCACGGGGGCTCTCCACCGCCGTGGGCGACGAGGGTGGGTTCGCCCCGGACCTGGCCTCGAACGAGGACGCCATCCGGGTGCTGATCGAGGCCATCGAGCAGGCCGGCTACGCGCCCGGCGACGACATCGCCATCGCCCTCGACCCGGCGACCAGCGAGCTCTACCGCGACGGCGCGTACCACCTCACGGGCGAGGGCCGGGTGCTGTCGAGCGCCGAGATGGCCGGCTTCTGGGCCGATCTCGTCGACCGCTACCCGATCGTGTCGATCGAGGACGGCATGGCCGAGGACGACTGGGACGGCTGGGCCCAGCTCACCGCGGCGGTGGGCGACCGGGTGCAGCTGGTGGGCGACGACCTGTTCGTGACCAACGTCGAGAGGCTGGCCCGGGGCATCGCCGCCGGGGTCGCCAACTCGATCCTCGTGAAGGTCAACCAGATCGGCTCGCTGACCGAGACGCTCGAGACGATGGCCCTGGCGACGCGCTCGGCGTACACCTCGGTCATGTCGCACCGCTCCGGCGAGACCGAGGACACCACCATCGCCGACCTGGCCGTGGCCACCAACTGCGGGCAGATCAAGACCGGCGCCCCGGCCCGGTCGGACCGGGTGGCCAAGTACAACCAGCTCCTGCGGATCGAGGCCGACCTGGGCGAGTCGGCCGCCTTCCCGGGCCGGGCCGCCCTGGCCCGCGGCGGGGCCTAG
- a CDS encoding peptidylprolyl isomerase: MTRLLALVALALAGALAVSGCAAAEPDAATVNGDAIARSQLQDELQAIAGNDAYVQSLSAGGLVVTGAGANSLRSDFVSLVLGRQVEWELIGARAAGEGLTIDPSVEAAARQQVIESVGGQEVFDQFPASYQDFLVEQWATALAVQLSFVGLDKVDDATLEAYFEDNAEQFEEVCVRHVLVATEAEAQAVEAQLAAGADFAQLARDLSTDPGSAEQGGDLGCVSRGQFVAEFDDAVFAAEVGEPTAPVETDFGWHVILVTERRTPDFADVRDQLLQTVLASADADFAAWLAGAKADADVEVDPRYGTWSADQGTVAPPTTLLPDPLSPPAPPGG; encoded by the coding sequence GTGACGCGCCTGCTCGCCCTCGTCGCCCTCGCCCTCGCCGGCGCCCTCGCGGTGTCCGGGTGCGCTGCGGCCGAGCCCGACGCGGCCACCGTCAACGGCGACGCCATCGCCCGGTCGCAGCTCCAGGACGAGCTGCAGGCCATCGCCGGCAACGACGCCTACGTGCAGAGCCTGAGCGCGGGCGGCCTGGTGGTCACCGGCGCCGGCGCGAACAGCCTCCGCTCCGACTTCGTGTCGCTCGTGCTCGGCCGGCAGGTGGAGTGGGAGCTCATCGGCGCCCGCGCCGCCGGCGAGGGCCTCACCATCGACCCCTCGGTCGAGGCCGCGGCCCGCCAGCAGGTGATCGAGTCGGTGGGCGGCCAGGAGGTGTTCGACCAGTTCCCGGCCAGCTACCAGGACTTCCTCGTCGAGCAGTGGGCCACCGCGCTGGCCGTGCAGCTGTCGTTCGTGGGGCTCGACAAGGTCGACGATGCGACCCTCGAGGCCTACTTCGAGGACAACGCCGAGCAGTTCGAGGAGGTGTGCGTCCGCCACGTCCTGGTGGCCACCGAGGCCGAGGCCCAGGCGGTGGAGGCCCAGCTGGCCGCGGGCGCCGACTTCGCCCAGCTGGCCCGTGACCTGTCGACCGACCCCGGCTCGGCCGAGCAAGGGGGCGACCTCGGGTGCGTGAGCCGCGGCCAGTTCGTGGCCGAGTTCGACGACGCCGTCTTCGCGGCCGAGGTGGGGGAGCCGACCGCGCCGGTCGAGACCGACTTCGGCTGGCACGTGATCCTCGTGACCGAGCGCCGCACCCCCGACTTCGCCGACGTGAGGGACCAGCTGCTCCAGACCGTGCTGGCCTCGGCCGACGCCGACTTCGCGGCGTGGCTCGCCGGGGCCAAGGCCGACGCCGACGTCGAGGTCGACCCTCGCTACGGCACGTGGAGCGCCGACCAGGGGACGGTGGCCCCGCCGACCACCCTGCTGCCCGACCCGCTGTCGCCGCCCGCGCCGCCGGGAGGGTGA
- a CDS encoding MazG family protein — MTPRVVVVGLGPAGPELVTRATLAAIERVPARFVRTTRHPAASVVPAATSFDSVYDAAATFDEVYRRIVDALVEAAIDEREVLYAVPGSPVVAERTVALLRADRRVAVEVLPALSFLDLAWARLGVDPVALGVRLVDGRAFAVEAAGERGPLLVAQCDTRAVLSDVKLALAEAMDRRPGHPGGGTLTVTVLHHLGLPDEVVVPLRWDELDRSVEPDHLTSVWLPALAPPVAAEVARFAELVRTLRERCPWDREQTHRSLTRHLLEETYEVLEAIEGLDEGTGAGAEHLEEELGDLLFQVVFHATLAAEEGWFTLDDVARGVHDKLVRRHPHVFGDVQAATAEHVVANWERIKQAEKGRESVMDGIPGNLPSLVYAQKIQRKAGSLGLEPPPGGAGLTDTVLTDTAVGDALYALAAAARRAGIDGEAALRVAAGRVRDRVRAVELLAASRGVDAAALDRDALEALWAEVGVGGRGAGGAGAAD; from the coding sequence GTGACGCCCCGGGTCGTGGTGGTGGGGCTCGGCCCGGCCGGGCCCGAGCTCGTCACCCGCGCCACGCTCGCCGCGATCGAGCGCGTCCCGGCCCGCTTCGTGCGGACCACCCGCCACCCTGCGGCGTCGGTGGTGCCCGCCGCCACCTCGTTCGACTCGGTGTACGACGCCGCGGCCACCTTCGACGAGGTCTACCGCCGGATCGTGGACGCCCTGGTCGAGGCGGCCATCGACGAGCGCGAGGTGCTGTACGCGGTCCCGGGCTCGCCGGTGGTCGCGGAGCGCACCGTGGCGCTGCTCCGCGCCGATCGGCGGGTGGCCGTCGAGGTCCTGCCCGCCCTGTCGTTCCTCGACCTGGCGTGGGCCCGGCTCGGGGTCGACCCGGTGGCGCTGGGCGTGCGGCTCGTCGACGGCCGGGCCTTCGCCGTGGAGGCCGCGGGGGAGCGGGGCCCCCTGCTCGTGGCCCAGTGCGACACCCGTGCGGTGCTGTCCGACGTGAAGCTCGCCCTGGCCGAGGCCATGGACCGCCGGCCGGGCCACCCGGGGGGCGGGACCCTCACCGTCACGGTGCTCCACCACCTCGGCCTGCCCGACGAGGTCGTCGTGCCGCTGCGCTGGGACGAGCTCGACCGCTCGGTGGAGCCCGACCACCTGACCTCGGTGTGGCTGCCCGCCCTGGCCCCGCCGGTGGCGGCCGAGGTGGCCCGGTTCGCGGAGCTGGTGCGCACCCTGCGGGAGCGGTGCCCCTGGGACCGCGAGCAGACCCACCGCAGCCTCACCCGGCACCTGCTGGAGGAGACGTACGAGGTGCTGGAGGCGATCGAGGGGCTCGACGAGGGCACCGGGGCCGGGGCCGAGCACCTCGAGGAGGAGCTGGGCGACCTGCTGTTCCAGGTGGTGTTCCACGCCACGCTGGCCGCCGAGGAGGGCTGGTTCACGCTCGACGACGTGGCTCGGGGGGTGCACGACAAGCTGGTGCGGCGGCATCCCCACGTGTTCGGCGACGTGCAGGCGGCCACCGCCGAGCACGTGGTCGCCAACTGGGAGCGCATCAAGCAGGCCGAGAAGGGCCGCGAGAGCGTGATGGACGGCATCCCCGGCAACCTCCCGTCGCTCGTCTACGCCCAGAAGATCCAGCGCAAGGCCGGCTCCCTCGGCCTCGAGCCGCCGCCCGGCGGGGCCGGGCTCACCGACACGGTGCTCACCGACACGGCCGTGGGCGACGCGCTGTACGCGCTGGCCGCCGCGGCCCGGCGGGCCGGCATCGACGGCGAGGCCGCCCTCCGGGTCGCGGCCGGGCGGGTGCGCGATCGCGTCCGCGCGGTGGAGCTGCTCGCCGCCAGCCGGGGCGTCGACGCGGCCGCACTCGACCGGGACGCGCTCGAGGCGCTGTGGGCCGAGGTGGGGGTCGGCGGGCGGGGTGCGGGCGGCGCCGGCGCGGCCGACTAA
- a CDS encoding xanthine dehydrogenase family protein molybdopterin-binding subunit, with translation MSILGNRVLRKEDPKFLTVGGTYTADVRDPRLDGSAYVTYVRSTMAHATISSVELEDARRAPGVLGVYTAADLGLTATPPVIPLLDQAMVRSLLAQGTVRFVGEAIVAVLTEDPYQGEDAAELVVIDYEPLPAVIDFDDALGGSNLLFPEAGTNVCLEMSFGSDPTLFDGCDVVVSQQVLNQRLAACPLEVRSAAAVWDGGRLVQWLSTQAPQSSRDALQRLYGLPAGGVHVIAPDVGGGFGAKIGIYPEELLLGMLAQRAGRPVRWLESRSENMVAQGQGRAQRQEITIGGSRDGRVLAYRLDVLQDSGAYPDVGAVLPAFFTRQMAAGVYDIPRIECNCRSIVTNTVPTVPYRGAGRPEATAAVERAVDLFADAIGMDPAEVRRVNLIGKDAFPFTTPVGATYDIGDYERALDLVLEAAGYQELLAEQLRRREAGDTVQLGIGLSTYVEITAGAPPADEAARIEVRPDGSAVVYTGTSPHGQGHATSWAMLASEQTGIPFDRIDVIHGDTDLVPKGGGTYGSRSLQIGGSAVNQAAIELVDAARDLAAQLLEANPDDLVLDKIDGAFHVAGTPAARRTWAELAASTDSGLLAVDTIFTASGPTFPFGAHVAVVEVDTETGQVRLVRHVACDDAGRVLNPLLLEGQIHGGIAQGAAQALLEEVRYDDDGNPVTSNLADYAFPSAAELPSFEVVHMETPTPVNPLGAKGVGESGTIGSTPAVQNAVVDALSHLGVRHVEMPATPERVWRAVEAARAGS, from the coding sequence ATGAGCATTCTCGGGAACAGGGTGCTGCGCAAGGAGGACCCGAAGTTCCTCACCGTGGGTGGCACGTACACCGCCGACGTGCGCGACCCGCGCCTCGACGGCTCGGCCTACGTCACGTACGTGCGGTCGACGATGGCCCACGCCACGATCTCGTCGGTCGAGCTGGAGGACGCCCGCCGGGCCCCCGGCGTGCTGGGCGTCTACACCGCCGCCGACCTGGGCCTCACGGCCACGCCGCCGGTGATCCCGCTGCTCGACCAGGCGATGGTCCGCTCGCTGCTGGCGCAGGGCACGGTGCGCTTCGTGGGCGAGGCGATCGTGGCGGTGCTCACCGAGGACCCCTACCAGGGTGAGGACGCCGCCGAGCTGGTCGTCATCGACTACGAGCCCCTGCCGGCGGTGATCGACTTCGACGACGCCCTCGGCGGGAGCAACCTCCTGTTCCCCGAGGCCGGCACCAACGTGTGCCTGGAGATGAGCTTCGGCTCCGATCCCACCCTCTTCGACGGGTGCGACGTGGTGGTGTCGCAGCAGGTGCTGAACCAGCGGCTGGCCGCCTGCCCCCTCGAGGTGCGCAGCGCCGCCGCGGTGTGGGACGGCGGGCGGCTGGTGCAGTGGCTGAGCACCCAGGCCCCGCAGTCGAGCCGCGACGCCCTGCAGAGGCTGTACGGGCTGCCGGCGGGCGGCGTGCACGTGATCGCCCCCGACGTCGGGGGCGGGTTCGGCGCCAAGATCGGCATCTACCCCGAGGAGCTGCTCCTCGGGATGCTCGCCCAGCGTGCCGGCCGGCCGGTGCGGTGGCTGGAGAGCCGCAGCGAGAACATGGTGGCGCAGGGCCAGGGCCGGGCCCAGCGCCAGGAGATCACGATCGGGGGCAGCCGCGACGGCAGGGTGCTGGCCTACCGGCTCGACGTCCTCCAGGACAGCGGCGCCTACCCCGACGTGGGTGCGGTGCTGCCCGCGTTCTTCACCCGCCAGATGGCGGCCGGCGTGTACGACATCCCCAGGATCGAGTGCAACTGCCGGTCGATCGTCACCAACACGGTGCCGACGGTGCCGTACCGGGGGGCGGGCCGGCCCGAGGCCACCGCCGCCGTCGAGCGGGCCGTCGACCTGTTCGCGGACGCCATCGGGATGGATCCGGCCGAGGTGCGCCGGGTGAACCTCATCGGCAAGGACGCCTTCCCGTTCACCACCCCGGTGGGTGCCACCTACGACATCGGCGACTACGAGCGGGCGCTCGACCTGGTGCTCGAGGCGGCCGGCTACCAGGAGCTGCTGGCCGAGCAGTTGCGCCGCCGGGAGGCCGGCGACACCGTCCAGCTCGGGATCGGGCTGTCGACGTACGTGGAGATCACCGCCGGCGCGCCGCCCGCCGACGAGGCGGCCCGCATCGAGGTGAGGCCCGACGGGTCGGCCGTGGTGTACACGGGCACGTCGCCGCACGGCCAGGGTCACGCCACGTCGTGGGCGATGCTGGCCAGCGAGCAGACGGGCATCCCCTTCGACCGCATCGACGTGATCCACGGCGACACCGACCTGGTGCCCAAGGGCGGGGGCACGTACGGGTCGCGGTCGCTGCAGATCGGCGGCAGCGCCGTGAACCAGGCGGCCATCGAGCTGGTCGACGCCGCCCGCGACCTGGCCGCACAGCTGCTCGAGGCCAACCCCGACGACCTGGTGCTCGACAAGATCGACGGGGCCTTCCACGTGGCCGGTACGCCGGCGGCCCGCAGGACGTGGGCCGAGCTGGCCGCGTCCACCGACAGCGGCCTGCTCGCCGTCGACACCATCTTCACCGCCAGCGGGCCGACGTTCCCGTTCGGGGCACACGTGGCCGTGGTGGAGGTCGACACCGAGACGGGCCAGGTCCGGCTGGTGCGCCACGTGGCCTGCGACGACGCCGGCCGGGTGCTGAACCCGCTGCTGCTCGAGGGCCAGATCCACGGCGGCATCGCCCAGGGGGCGGCCCAGGCGCTGCTGGAGGAGGTCCGCTACGACGACGACGGCAACCCGGTCACGTCGAACCTGGCCGACTACGCGTTCCCCTCGGCCGCCGAGCTCCCCTCCTTCGAGGTCGTGCACATGGAGACCCCCACGCCGGTGAACCCGCTGGGGGCCAAGGGCGTGGGCGAGTCGGGCACGATCGGCTCCACGCCCGCCGTCCAGAACGCGGTCGTCGACGCCCTGTCCCACCTCGGCGTGCGCCACGTGGAGATGCCCGCGACCCCCGAGCGGGTGTGGCGGGCCGTCGAGGCCGCCCGCGCCGGGTCGTGA